TCAAATGTTGACTATGAAGGTTTTCTATTGCCAGGAGACTACTAGAGACCATTCAAATTTAAATGAAGAAATAAGCAGGACTACAACTTCATCTAGAGACAAGATTGTCTATAGGTCAAAGTTACATGGTTAACAATTCATCACATAAAGTGATTCAACAAAATATTGAGAGTCATTAAAACAGGGGTTTTAATACCGTTCCGTACCGTCCGATACAGGCAGTAAATACCAATCCGCCAGCAAACCTGCACGCGGACCACCCGCTATCAGGTAGTATCAGCCTGGCTACGACGAgacgaggagaggaagaagaggtcgttcgaagaagagggacaagcatcgaagaagagggagaagcattGAGAAAGAGGATCGCGGAATCACCGATGTGCCGTCGCCAGCATCTCGATGAACCTAAACCCGTCGAACCTCGGTGCGAATTTGTCTTCCATACCCTTTCTCGATACCGATTCAGTGCCACCCTCCCTTGACGATCCCGATCTAAGAGGTAACAACGAGGAGAGTCGTATCTCTTTGGAGGAGGAGCTAGAGGCGCGGAGATCAGCGAAGTCGGTAGTGAGAGTAGTGAAAGAGGCAACAGCAAGGAAGGCGGCGAAGACCCCGACCTTCTTTATCTTCGAACGATCTCCTTCATCTATTGCCACCGCACGGAGAACCTTCCGATGTCGTCTTTCTTCTCCCCACCTCCTTGACGTTGAAGGCCACAGACGAGACAAGGAGAAGAAGCACAAGGCTACCGCTCAACACGCCCTGTATCCTCTttatatctttttatatctttatatattgatttttatatcttttttatataaaaagatatatattatatatcttttttatataaaaagatatatattatatatcttttttatataaaaaaatatatatttttatatttttatattaattatatatatttatttttatatatttagtacCGCTCGATACcaaaattgatttttatatttttctaagcataccgctcggtacaccgtaccgtaccataccgaacaAACTCGGTATACCGATAaggtatgaaatttcaatccttacaTTAAAACACAATAACCAATTCTTGGAAAACAAAGATATGAAGCATGCTATAACCACTACCATTGCTAAATTAATTTCTCGACAATGaactcataaaaataaaaagtttttAAACTTACCTGAGAGTAGCTTCAGAAATATAGCTCCAATGATTGACCTTGGTTTGGCTGCAATTATCAAAGTAGTCTGTTAGTGGTGTTAATGGAGTTTTAAAATATGTTGGAGACAGTTGAGATATCTATAGTTTAATCGATTGCTTAGGTAAGCCATCAATACCAATCAAGTCAAAAGAGTTTGCTAACAAAACCAATAAAATAATTGAGTAAAGTACAAACCAGCTTGAAGATCAAGCATTTGTATGAGCATGAATGTTATATTTACACCAGCTACTGCAAAGGGGTATTCCCATAGAGCTCGGTCACCATCCTGCTTCCTGAGGAGATCCTGGAAGGATTTCTGCATGGAAAATTCTGTAGGACTTCAGATTACAGCTAAAGGAGACAATGACAACCAGGTTACTAACAAGAAGACCAGCTGAATGATGCAAACTGTGATGGTGATAGGACATCCCAGTCTGCAGCATCAATATCATTTAACATCTTGTTACAGTTGAAAAATAGTAGTCACAGCAAAatcaaaatcctttttttttgtcttagACCAAGGACATATTAAAATTGTTCTGCACTTAAACTTTACTAGTAGATAGCAGAAAAATAGAAAATTGACTTACAGGATAATTCCTGGCAAAGAATAATAGGTTTTCTAATGATATGAAACCACCACCCCTGCAACACAAGAGCAAAGATAGTTTCCAGATCTTATAATTAAACCAAAGGTGAAAGTAATTAGCAAATATTATTATGAAAAAGGTAAGCAAAGTATTAGCACCTAAAATCTGTTGAAGGATCTTTTCCTTGCCATCCCATTTCCTTCCATTGTTCAGAGATTAAATCACGGAGTTCGATTCCAGGATAAGCAGCATACCAGAGGCCCCTCAAGGCTTCCTAACAAAAGTTTAATGATCAGACAAACCAAGAAGAAATGCTGTTGAATATACGCACATATGGGCTCAACCAACAAGATAGATGTAAATATTACACTCTTAAAAGCCTGCTTAAAGTATCCCAAGTACAAGAGACGACATGATCACAACTAACATATTGACCCCTTTTTCACTTTAAATATAGAGATCAAGTAACCAACATAATCACATGTCACAAAAGAAGATATTGATGTTGATACACATTACAGACAGAAAAAGTTCAACAGAACAGACAACAAAAAAGAATCAATTAGATAACTAGAAAAACCAAATGTAGATATttagaaataaaatatatatgttaCAATCATGTTTTAGGCTTACTACCTGGTGCTCTTTCttcgaattatcataagaaacatcAAGTCGGTATTGTAACCTATGCAAGCATTCCTCCTGCAAGAATGTTAAATCATCAACTTTTATTCAGCTTTTCAACTTTTGAAAGCCAAAAACGAAATCCATGGTTCTCCATATATGATATTGACAAAGCAATGTAGCTCTTACAAAATCAACATCTACCTCAttgagagaagagaaagagagagagagagagagagagagagagagagagagagagttgactgAAGGAGAAAATGTATTGTATTGAATGTTTTTATATCATACAACTTAATGTGCAAATAATCAATGTTAGTAGGAGGTTACCTGAGAAGGTGTTAGGTCAAAAGATACACGAGCATCACTTTCTCTTCCTTGGGCACAAACACATGAAAAACCTTTTCCAATCCAAGCTGTTGATCCTGTGACAacctctataaataacaaaagctAATGAATGCAAAGGTATaagaaacatatatacatatttattgaTATAATTATAGAGTGCCTTAGCTCACCCTACATAACATCTCAGcactaactataaaatttaacaGCACCTACTATCAttttaagtgaaaaaaaaaacttttaatttTCTTTACAATTTGTAATATAAGGATTACAAGAAGCAATGAAGTGCAAATTTAGGGAATAGAAACAATTTGCATGGCTCCAACAAATTTCAACTTTAAGGAACTTTGGTGAATTAGGAAGATGAGAGTTTATGTAAATCCCTGTGAAGGCATGACCAAGTCTCATATTCATTGTCGAAGAGAAGCATGATGATCTGAATAACTATCAGCTCGAGCAATAATCATGATAGTGATCTTCTTCTAGTAAGGTCATATTGCACATCTGAGACCCTATTCATATGGCTAACTCTCCATATTTAATTCCAGAATTCAGCTGTCATTATCTTTCCCGTCCATACAATGTGtgtcccaaccccccccccccccaccaaaAGAAAAGCCATAACAGAACTCAGTTAAGTTTGATTAAAAAGGTTATATCACCCAGTGCATGAGGCTTCCACAAATGCAGGATCTAGGGAGGGCCTTCCCTCTAAATATAGAGAGATTATTTTCGTGGCTCGAACCCTAGATCACAAAGGAACAACTTACCGTTGTACCAAGGCCCACCCTCTAGCTAAGTTTGATTATATGATTTAAATAAAGACTCTGATCCTAGattttgaaaattaatgtaaagaaGTTAAAGAACATCTTGCTCTTGGACTTTTTGCTTCTAAACTTATCATTTTTTGTGGCAGGATGTTGGTTTCTCAGTAGCCAAGTGCATATTTGCATTTTATGACATAATGCAACAATTGGCAATAGATCGACCAATATTAAAATTCTTCATAGGAGCTTGCAAAAACTCACTGATCTCACctggatatcatcatatttgtaaTAGCCATTCTCCAATCCTCTGTTTTGTATTGGCTAAAAAATAACACCATTTGGTGCTTGATCATAGGATTTGACTCACGTCACTCACCAATTAATTAATACCATTTAGAtccatgcttttcttttttacaTGAAATTCTCATGATATGGGTTCTATCACTTCTGAGGTGACCTCATACCATCACTAGGGAAGCTAGCCCAGCAAGTTCCCAacactttctcctcttcttttctatttaaagcaCTCAGCAAAGTTCATTATCTCGCTCCTCTATTAAATCTTCATCTACTGCGGGTGCTtcttccatcttttcatgcttttttttaatcaattttcaaatcactcAACAAAATTAATGTCTCTACCTTTGCTCGATCTTCTGCAAAACTGCATAACAAAAACAAGCATTCAGAACAACTATGTGCCGTGGAAGAAGCTTCTCATGAAATCCATATCGATCATGGAAAATCAGTTACCCAAAGATTATGCCAATGCAAGACTTTACCGGCAATATAAAAGAATAAACAATACCAAAAGATGATCAAATTCCGAAAGATGAGCAGAGAAAATTGGGCAACCTAAACTTGCAATCAAAGACTCAGAAATACATCGGTATTCAGAAGTCCAAGCATAAACAAAGATGCTTCAGAAACTATTTGCTGAGTGCGTCCGCCCACCGGTGGCAGGCTAACCCATGACCATCAACTTCAATATTTTCCCAAACAGAGAAAGAGAGGGAGGTAAGAGAAGCGGTTTGCCACATACCCGGTGTCGAATGGTAGACGCTTCCTCGATCCGGCCCCTGAGATATTCTTCTGACCTCCACAAAGGACCCGCCATTCTCATCCATCTCCCCTCTCGGCCACTTCCCCTAACCCGCCAAACAACGCCTCATCTCAACCCGAACCTCCACCCAACCCTCAATTCTCCCCGTAAGCTCTTTCGAGAACCACACGGCAACATAAAACTAGGGTTCCTCCAGCACAAGTACGCCGAACACGATTAAAAGGAAGCGCAGGTGGGAAGAAACAAAAAAGGGGCACAAACCCGCTCTAAAGACGGCGATTCAAATTCCCCAGCGCGGCAAGGACACCGCATCCGGCGAGGAGAAAtcaaaaggaagagaagaggcgTAGCGCCTGTGAGATCGCCGGCGAGAACAGGAGAGGAGAGAAGAGTGGAAAGCGTCGGAGCTCTCTTCCCCTTCAACCCTTGCGGCCTCTCGCTCTCTCGCAGGTGCAGCCTTCTTTGCCTCGCTCTCCCTTCCGCCGTCGCTCCCTCGCTCGCCTTCTCTGACTCCCCCGCTCGCACGCAGCTCGAGTTGGCGAATCCCCTATTTAATTCCAAGCGGCGTGCGAAAATAAACCATTAAGAATGTATTAACGTGCGGAATTGGAAATGGGAGTCTGACATTTGCGAAGTCAAAGTACAGTATACTTTAGGATTTTATTTCTCCGTTGGCTTCTTCTGTTGCCTCCAAAGTAAATGAGTGCCGAATCGGAtgccaccacacacacacactactTTGATTCCGAGTCAATTTTGTGTCGGCTAAATGGGGACGTGGCGGGTCCCGCCGTGCGACTTCTATCAGTTCCACCTGATTCATCGGGGGGCCCGATGGGCCGCACATCGACCTCAGTTTGTTCCGTCTTTAGGTGTCATTCTGTGCGACCACTTCTCTCGAAAGTGTCGTGGCAACACGCGCCACGTAAAAGAGAAGCGTCGGGACCTCCGTTATAAAGTGAGcctcaaaaaataatatatatcagaACCGCTGATGATCATTCCATCAAGTATATCATGGACGTTCATTTGATTTTTATAGGCTTTTCTGCTGTATTTTTATACTTGCTTTACTAAGATTATTACGTCAGACTCATCTGACTCAAAATGTCCACCTTGATATTTCCGGTCAGTAGTTTAATGGGGTGGGTAATTAAGACAAACTCTCAGGTATCGGATCAGGACGACTCGGATCGAGATCCGAGCCCACGTGGCGTCGATCACTAAGTCAAATGAGTAATTAATTTCCGACATAAGTTGGCGAGAACACACATGCTTTGGAGGGCATTTAATTATTGGTTTCGGAGGATCCGATGCTACCGGTTAATTGTATTTGTAATGAAATAGAGTAATTTGAGGATGAAGAATATGAAATGTCGggataatataaaattaaaatagcaAATTAAAAGTATAAAGCTTAAGAAAGAAGTAAAAGACTTTGTGGTAAGATGAAACCTGGTCGACTTAATCTCTTTTAACAGATCAAATAATTAAAACAAATTAAGAACATaatcagaaaaaaaataaaaaaaaaaggaggaaattTTTTTGTTGAAAATAATGGTGATTATTTAGAACTCTAATTGTAGAGCTTAAAAAATaccctaaaaataaaaaaaaaaatgtatagtGCAATGCACATCTCGTTTTAACGAGGGTGGTTAATATAATAATCCTAaaggatttttaatttttttataaaatatttccaaCAGGAGAATCCAAATAAGATGGGTGGTGGGACCAGCGAGATGAGGATGGCATCCCACACCaaccaaaaaggaaaagaaattacaGCATGGGGGAAACAATTGATGCAGAGAGGATAAGGCTTCATTTTGGAGCAacccaaatctctctctctctctctgccgacTACTGTTTGAGGAAAAGCTTGCATGAACCATAAGAAAGCTTCACTTCCCTTTCTCAGTTGGCTTGGCTCCACTGTAAAGGACTCCCGAGTAATAGTTCTAAGATCTCCAAAAGTTTGCAGGTATAAATATGAGGCAACCTTCCCCCTTTCACATGTTAGTCACTGAGGATGCCATAAAATAGGAGAAGGTTATAAATGCAACTGGATGCATATACCATCTGTGGGAACATATATAAATGACTAATCAAGAATGCTGGGAAAAATAACTTCATGTTACAGGAAATTTTCAGTAGCATAGACCATATACAACCAAACaaatataagaaatatattaGCTGAACCACATCAACATCCCAAACTAGTGAGAAAAAGTTCTCCCATAAGAAAGTTCAATCTTACATGCTACAATATACTACAACCATAATTTATTGGTCTTTGCCACAATGCTTACATAAATTTGTCTTGACTATGATTGCTCTCGATTACAACAATGCAAAGGTGAGAAGAAAGGGCAAAGGAAAAGACTATTGATCGGAGTAAACCTTGGGTCACCCAATCATTGATTCAACCGATGGATTAACTGATCAGGCTgtagatttaaattttttttcttaaagaagtgaaatatatacatatatattaagttAAAAATGTAAATCATATcaacaatatttaaaaaataatttttaaataatatagtgAAAGAAGATGATAAAGACGAAGCGAATACATTGAGACAAtgaaagaataatgaatataataAATTTTGTTCTTTTGTTCTTACAATAAAAAGACTTaaatatctttttaaaaaattaaatatcattgagaacaaataaaaagcaaagatgtttcaatcatttcaagggctCAAAATGATTCAATAAGTGAATTGGACCGATAGAGAGTCCAGTTTCCGATTTTTCCAATTCGACCAATTGATTTGTTCATGAccctaaatgaaaaaaaaaaaaatgaaatatggTTGCAAGAAACAATTTTATGACAGAAGAAAACACTCTTATCAAAGCTTCAAAAGTTAAATaagaagctcaaaacataaagaaTCTGGGCAATTCCTTTGTATCTTCCTAGCTGATGGTAGTGATATGTGAGATATGAGCTACCAAACCCAGTGAGATAATGATGCTGGAGTGGGCATTGGGTGCATATTAAGATTTAAATGCTATCTTGctgcctttcttcttcttctacggcATTTGAAACAGTCAGAACACGGGTAATAGACTTCTGTTCTACTGACATCCTTTGTTTGAAGCCTGCAAGGTGAAACCTTAAAATCCTCTACGAGTACTTGTCGCAGCTTCAGATTCTCGTCGATCAATTCTTCGATCGCTAGCTGATGCTTCAGCAGCTGATCACATAAATATACACAGATTGAGTTGCAAATACAACCACATGTTTGTATTGAAAGAAACTTGCTTTTCTTGGTGAAATTAATGGAAAGAAGTATCTTTTCAACGAGGTTCTCCTTGAAGAGTTAAACCTTTGAGTTCGATTAGAATGAATACTACATTAATCATGCTACCTTATCAGGCATACTTTCAGCAAACTTCTTCTCGaaaaactaaaccttttaattcgaTTAGAATGAATTACACATCTAATTATGCTTATCAGGCATCCTTCCAACAAGGTTCTTGTTGAAAAGCTAAACGTTTGAATTTAATTAGAATGAATAGCACATCTAAGCATGCTACCTTATAGGCATACTTTCAACAAAGTTCATGTTGAAAAGCTAAACCTTTCGAGTCGATTAGAATGAATAACACTATCTAATAATGCTACCTTATTAGACATGTTCACCTAAGTTATATCCATTAGACTGTTGAAATCGAATGTAAAACATAAACAAAACAAACATTAAAAGAAAGGTAAAGCAAAGTCCTTGTGATTACATGAAGTGTCAAACAACCAGCTGCATATATCAGGTTCTGAGGCGACTGATATTATGTAAAAAGAATGACTTACCATTTGAAGTATATCGTTCTCTGTGAGCAAGTTTCCAGCCTGTAAAACAACACAaatcagaaaaaataaaaaaaaaagaactacagGATAGCATCATCTTATTTATTTCCACAGGTAATTCAACTTATCAACCAGAAAATGGCCAAGTGGATGTGACAGAGGAAATGTTAGATACATTCTGAAACTCTGTAAATTCTGACCAATTTCTAATTGATAGCACGATGAGGTggtacttggagaacacagagaacCAAGCATCTGATTGGAACTAACTAATCCATATCCAACATCAATATAAGCAATGGCATATCCACTTTACTGATTTGGTCTGAACTTATTCTCCTTTATGGTATCATAGAGGTCATAAAACTTCTAAAATAAATTAGACTCATAAGAATTctggataaaaaataataaaacataaaaaaagattctaataattcaagggcagtAGGAAAATTTGGAGAGATTAACCATTAGAAGAAAGAAATATAAGAAACAAGGTCATGACGTGTAGCACGCTTGGCATCTAAATATAATTGGACAAACCAGACAAGAAAGAAAGGTTCTGTCACTCCTGATTTTCACCCAAGTATTTGGGAGGGATAGTATACTACATTTTGTCAATCCTTTTAAAGTTTATCTGTCTATTTAATATATGAAAGAATTAAATGACTCCCCCATTTGAATTTGTTTCACAATCTTCATTTTAGTTAACCAATATGGATGGTCAAGTTATCAAATAGAAAACTAGTTCTTATTAGTGAAGTCCATGGCCAATAAGAATTAAAGAGGTATTTGTCATTAAGTTGTTGGATAATGTTTCATTTTGATGATTATCATGATGCATTCAACAGACATATAGATGATATATGTGCATTATAATCTTTCTTACTATCAGATATTAACAATATAATGTCTTTTACTATTTCTTGTTCTGTGTTGAGATAAATGGATATGTAACACTAGGCATAAATTGTAAAATTTTTGCTGGAGTAATTCTGCTAGAAATATTTTAAGACAAGCTAAGCATGGAAGgtgaaaaagagagaaagaaagttgCTTCTTGATCTTCATTGATGGACCAAACAAGAATATGACATTATGTGTGATACGTTAAGTCATTTTTCTACTATTTCAAATATATTTAGAGAATAGAAGTAAGCAAGTAGAGTTATCAACAATAAATCAACTACAAACTTAGTAGTTTAGGTTGAATGCAGTATTTAAAATATGTCATATACCACTTCAACAAGTTTGACCTCAGTATCCTTGAAAAGTGGATCCTGCAAGAAACTGTTGATAACTTTTTCAGTACGACTTGCAACTGACTTCTCTAATGGTGTCTCTTTTGATGCATTAGGACTATGCCTAGCTTCTTCAGCAGGTCTTTCATCATTCATCGAATATCCATAGCTACTGCCAGTACTTCCAGATTTCAAATCCATGACATTCTCACTTGAGAGTTGTGCATTTTCAACAGGAGTTCCACTTAGCACCTTGGTGCTGCTCTGACCAGGACCTGGGATGGAGAAGatcatgatgaatataggaagtgTAGCTGGTTTTTCTTCTGTTCAAAGTGTCAACATATAGTGGTTGCACTTCGAACCATTGACTCTAAAGAACTTTGTCTCATCATTCTAAACTGGGAAGAGCAAAAAATTACATGCAACCGTCTTGTGAAATCCAAGGAAAATCCACCTTACAACAAACGTCATAAGAACATATGACAATTACCATAGCTAAGatttaagagaaaaaaatagcCAGTATGCTATTTTGGTCATaaaaggatgaaaaaaattacTAAGTCACAAATTCATTAAATACTTCAACACAAAAAAAGTTTATCCATTGAGATCAATCGAAATAGCCTTGTCTGTTAAGAAGgtggaaaaaaaaaagttcatcaaTCAAATCTCAAGTGGATGTCAGTAGAGCAGAAAAATACAATAAATATGTTAAAAACAAGCAAACCCTGAACGGAGATAAAAGCATATGGTTAAGgtctgaaaaaaaaatcatattattataTATGCAACTTTGATAAAAACTGCATCGTGTcatagaagaaagagaagaataagGTTTAAAGCAACTCATAAGCTATTGATTGCTCAGAAATCCATACCTACACCAAAACCGTGGCCTAAACCAACCCCGCATCTGAAACCAACTTCAATGTTCTTAAAGCCCAACTTCTTTAGCTAATTGAGAAAACAAACGATAACGAGAATGAATAGAGTTCCTTATACAAGAGATCTTaacagtttacaataacaatctgCTCTTACAGAACTGTTGACATGCCTCCCAACTCCAGAAAAAGCATCAGTTGCACCTCTAGCAGCAGTCAGGACTTTCTGAACTGCTGGTATCACACCTGCATTACAAAGGTTTATCTGTTTGTTTCAATAAATATCGACAAAACGGCAACTAGTCATGAACACCAAAAGTACAAAAACAAGAATTCCTTGGTCAATTTAGTATTCCATTTCTTCCAAGGAACATATATAATGGACTTTTACATATGAATTCAGCATCTGCCCCATGCATGCATAAGACTCTGTAAAATTAATTCCACACAAGCAGCCCTACTGAACTGTCAAAAGTCCATGTATTGCATTCCATATTTGTCTATATATGAGGCTAACCATATCTGCGAATTAACATCCCACGGGGTTTCAGCCGGAGGATCAAAAGAAGTCAGAAATTTGACACTTAAAAGAATGACGAATACGAATAAGCACCAAAATAAAAGAGGAATTCAGatgttatataaatattatacaaGGCAAAACAAATCAATAGTTTATacgacttgtaattttgatagtaGCAgtaattttgaaaagaaaaatatatgtaaAAGACAGAGAAGAAGAGATGCAATACCACATTGTTCATACTTGAGAATTTCTctcattttcagaaaaaaaaaaaaaaacactgtagATTAGCTTTTTCAAACTTATTACCAATACCATAGAGAGAAATGAAAATGCTTACTTACATCAACCATACATTCATGCAAAGACACATATAGCTTAATGAAATCCTTGAACTAACTTATCAATATCAATACAAAGAACAACATTTCCTCCACTGAAACAAAGTAGAATTTCACAAAAAACCACGAAACAACCGGTAAAAATTAAGAACCGGTAATCCCACACTGCTGCATAACAATCTGACACTCGGAAATCATGCAATCCATATGCACGCAACACGTTCGTAAACTTTCCCAAGAAAGTTCACAGCCAACAAAAGATCAACAAATCAAACCCTACGAGATTGAATCGAACGCTGTCCGTTCCTGGCTTCCAAGAACCTTCTCAGATCCATCACGAAAACGACACAGGTGCAGCGACGGTGGGAGACGCGGGTTATGGAAGGGGAGGAATTACCTACATATATGGGTCGGCCAGCGCCGATGCCGACACCCGTAAAGACCTGAGCAACCTTGAGGGAGGAGGGATTCTCTAACGACAGCGCGTGGTCTCCATTGGTAGTGCAGATGGCAAAAGAAAAGATCACCGTAGACGAGGAATTGATGCCGCGCGCGAGCCGCAAGAAAAgaataatagagagagagagagagagagagagagagagagagtcgagtGGCTAACCACTCAAAGTCATGTAAATGCATCGAAGAGGTTCTACTTGATAGACTTCTGCTTGCCCATCGAATGTAATGCCAATTTTTGACAGCGTATTGTTATAATCGGGTTAATTACATGACCTATTTACATTaacaaaatttatattaaaatttttataattataaaaataaaatatctgatttcatttatcatcaattttatcGACAAGTacgaaaaataataaataataaataatttaaatatttcagttatattttttatgatgacagatGATGAAGACGATAATACAGATATAAAGCATCACTTGGTAATTGCATAAGCATCAATACAGATGTCAAGCAATCATTACGTAGCTTTGTATCTACGTCGACATCGTTCGATAATTGTATTGGTATCGATGCAGATGTAAAGTGTATAAGTAACGACATAAATATAAAGCATTGACATATGTATTATCGTTTTACTCCTCTCTCTTTATCTCATATCTCGTCGCTGCTATCTCTCCTCATCAATAATAGTCACTCACGACTTTCATTAGTACCGTCATCCATCATCATCAAAAAcataattagaatattaaaattatattttttttatcgattATTTTTATAGTAAAACCAATAACATTTAGATAAATAAAGTTtgatgttttactttcgtaattataaaaaaatttaatctaattttttttaagattaaaaattGAGATACTAAAGTATCTAACTACATATACTAATTTTTAATTAGCCAGCTACAAGCTGATCTTATCAAACAATTTGTCCCGTTTTGACCTTAGAACGAAGTAACTTCGGGTGTGACGTGAGAAAATAAGCCTGATAATAAATATTGACACGTGAAGTTAAGAGCCACGTGTGAAATTGAGAGCCATGTAGGACGATGAGATTCATTATAGCAGATGGACGACTGGATCGAGGGAAGAGGATCGATGGACGGTACAGATTTAAGATCCAGGATCGTAACGCGCCCGATCTGGCTGCTCCTCCACGTGGGCGCGGCTTATTGGTACACGATGAACCAAAGACGATCTCAGCCGTCCATCGCACCTTCTTCGCGCTGTCCTCATCACGCCCCCTATGTGTTCACGCCTCGCAGCTCGGCTTTCCCCCGTTTCTTCTCCTCTCTCGATTCCAAAGGGGAGGGGCAGGGATCCGTCATCTTCGATCTCAGACCCTCCACCGATCACGCGCGAAGCCTCACGGTGAATCACACCCGGACGACCTCAGCCACCGGCTCCAGTCTTCGCCATGAATCCGGAGTAGTAAGTACCCCGACCTTGAGGCTAGTATTTGCATTGATGCCGGTAATTGAATTGCTTTCGTTTGAATCTCAAACTTATCCTCCATTCGGTCACGGAACTGGCGCTTAGGGTCTGTGAGTTTGATTCGTGCGGAGTCA
This Musa acuminata AAA Group cultivar baxijiao chromosome BXJ1-2, Cavendish_Baxijiao_AAA, whole genome shotgun sequence DNA region includes the following protein-coding sequences:
- the LOC103975060 gene encoding uncharacterized protein LOC103975060 isoform X3, producing the protein MDENGGSFVEVRRISQGPDRGSVYHSTPAWIGKGFSCVCAQGRESDARVSFDLTPSQEECLHRLQYRLDVSYDNSKKEHQEALRGLWYAAYPGIELRDLISEQWKEMGWQGKDPSTDFRGGGFISLENLLFFARNYPKSFQDLLRKQDGDRALWEYPFAVAGVNITFMLIQMLDLQAAKPRSIIGAIFLKLLSENDRAFDVLYCITFKLMDQQWLAMRASYMDFNTVMKSTRHQLEQELVLEDVSRIEDLPSYSLLRR
- the LOC135608839 gene encoding uncharacterized protein LOC135608839 encodes the protein MDLKSGSTGSSYGYSMNDERPAEEARHSPNASKETPLEKSVASRTEKVINSFLQDPLFKDTEVKLVEVAGNLLTENDILQMLLKHQLAIEELIDENLKLRQVLVEDFKVSPCRLQTKDVSRTEVYYPCSDCFKCRRRRRKAAR
- the LOC103975060 gene encoding uncharacterized protein LOC103975060 isoform X2; the encoded protein is MDENGGSFVEVRRISQGPDRGSVYHSTPGSTAWIGKGFSCVCAQGRESDARVSFDLTPSQEECLHRLQYRLDVSYDNSKKEHQEALRGLWYAAYPGIELRDLISEQWKEMGWQGKDPSTDFRGGGFISLENLLFFARNYPKSFQDLLRKQDGDRALWEYPFAVAGVNITFMLIQMLDLQAAKPRSIIGAIFLKLLSENDRAFDVLYCITFKLMDQQWLAMRASYMDFNTVMKSTRHQLEQELVLEDVSRIEDLPSYSLLRR
- the LOC103975060 gene encoding uncharacterized protein LOC103975060 isoform X1, producing MDENGGSFVEVRRISQGPDRGSVYHSTPEVVTGSTAWIGKGFSCVCAQGRESDARVSFDLTPSQEECLHRLQYRLDVSYDNSKKEHQEALRGLWYAAYPGIELRDLISEQWKEMGWQGKDPSTDFRGGGFISLENLLFFARNYPKSFQDLLRKQDGDRALWEYPFAVAGVNITFMLIQMLDLQAAKPRSIIGAIFLKLLSENDRAFDVLYCITFKLMDQQWLAMRASYMDFNTVMKSTRHQLEQELVLEDVSRIEDLPSYSLLRR